From the genome of Hydrogenophilus thermoluteolus, one region includes:
- the proB gene encoding glutamate 5-kinase, translating to MTGHPARDVSGSLTTPRAALAQARRLVVKVGSALVTNDGAGLDTQRLSEWSGQIANLVAQGKEVCVVSSGAIACGMRRLGWHKRPKALNLLQAAAAVGQAALVEAWEQAFRPHHRHTAQILLTHEDLADRTRYLNARSTLTTLLTLGIVPIVNENDTIVTDEIKFGDNDTLGALVANAIDADALFILTDQAGLFTADPRKDPKATLVSEANADDPALALMAGGAGTGISKGGMITKVRAAERASRSGAHTVIASGREPNVIVRLATGEPIGTWLKARATPLAARKQWLADHLKTAGILWLDEGAVAALKAGRSLLPVGVTRCDGDFPRGSVVSCRAPDGREVARGLVNYAAHETRRIAGQPSQRIESLLGYIDEPELIHRDNLVLL from the coding sequence ATGACCGGACATCCCGCGCGTGACGTCTCCGGCAGTCTGACGACCCCACGCGCTGCGCTCGCGCAAGCCCGCCGCCTGGTCGTCAAGGTCGGGAGCGCCCTGGTCACCAACGATGGCGCGGGATTGGACACACAGCGACTCTCGGAGTGGTCGGGACAAATCGCCAACCTCGTTGCGCAAGGCAAAGAGGTGTGCGTGGTCTCCTCCGGCGCAATCGCGTGCGGGATGCGCCGGCTGGGGTGGCACAAACGGCCCAAGGCGTTGAACCTGTTGCAAGCGGCCGCCGCTGTCGGCCAAGCGGCGCTCGTCGAAGCGTGGGAACAGGCGTTTCGCCCGCACCACCGCCACACCGCGCAAATCCTCCTTACCCACGAAGACCTGGCGGACCGCACCCGTTACCTCAACGCCCGCAGCACGCTCACCACGCTCCTCACCCTTGGCATCGTGCCGATCGTCAATGAGAACGACACGATCGTCACCGACGAAATCAAATTTGGGGACAACGACACGCTGGGCGCTCTGGTTGCGAACGCGATCGACGCCGACGCACTCTTCATCCTCACCGACCAGGCGGGGCTCTTTACCGCCGACCCGCGCAAAGATCCCAAAGCCACGTTGGTCTCCGAAGCGAACGCCGACGATCCGGCGCTGGCGTTGATGGCAGGTGGCGCCGGTACCGGGATCAGTAAAGGGGGCATGATCACCAAGGTCCGTGCGGCAGAACGTGCGAGCCGCAGCGGCGCGCACACCGTGATCGCCTCGGGTCGCGAACCGAACGTCATCGTGCGCCTGGCCACTGGCGAACCGATCGGCACCTGGTTGAAAGCGCGCGCCACGCCGCTTGCCGCCCGTAAACAGTGGCTCGCCGACCACCTCAAAACCGCTGGAATCCTCTGGCTCGACGAAGGCGCGGTGGCAGCGCTCAAAGCAGGCAGAAGCTTGTTGCCGGTTGGCGTCACGCGGTGTGACGGAGATTTCCCGCGCGGCTCGGTGGTTTCGTGCCGCGCGCCAGACGGGCGCGAAGTGGCGCGCGGGCTCGTCAATTACGCCGCGCACGAAACCCGCCGCATCGCAGGACAACCCAGCCAGCGGATCGAAAGTCTGCTGGGTTATATCGATGAGCCCGAATTGATTCATCGTGACAATCTCGTTTTACTTTGA
- the obgE gene encoding GTPase ObgE, whose amino-acid sequence MKFFDEARIEVIAGKGGDGCAAFRREKYVPKGGPSGGDGGRGGSIYFEADPNLNTLIDFRYTRIFRAQNGEPGRGRDQYGAAGDDLIVRVPVGTVVRDADTGEIIADLARPGQRALIARGGRGGLGNLHFKSSTNRAPRQFTRGEPGEHKRLELELRVIADVGLLGLPNAGKSTLIRQISAARPKVADYPFTTLYPNLGVVRTDVDRSFVVADIPGLIEGASEGAGLGHRFLRHLQRTALLLHLVDLAPIDPEADPVRDAQAIVEELRRYDETLYRKPRWLVFNKIDLIPEAERAERYRAFLDRFGSVDRWFAISAATGEGCQALVYAIQDAVDAAKAHQTPPEADDADSDPMARESMNGDTIDDRTSRA is encoded by the coding sequence ATGAAGTTTTTCGACGAAGCGCGCATCGAAGTGATCGCAGGGAAAGGCGGCGACGGATGTGCCGCCTTTCGGCGTGAAAAGTACGTTCCCAAAGGGGGGCCAAGCGGCGGCGACGGCGGCCGTGGCGGCAGCATCTATTTCGAAGCCGACCCCAACCTCAACACACTCATCGATTTCCGTTACACCCGCATCTTTCGCGCGCAAAACGGAGAGCCGGGCCGAGGACGTGATCAGTACGGTGCGGCCGGTGACGATCTCATCGTCCGCGTCCCTGTGGGCACCGTGGTGCGCGACGCCGACACGGGCGAAATCATCGCCGATTTGGCGCGCCCAGGGCAACGTGCGCTGATCGCGCGCGGAGGCCGCGGAGGCTTGGGCAACCTCCACTTCAAATCGAGCACCAACCGTGCTCCGCGCCAATTCACCCGAGGTGAACCCGGGGAACACAAACGGCTCGAACTCGAATTGCGGGTGATCGCCGACGTCGGTCTGCTGGGGTTACCCAACGCCGGCAAATCGACCTTGATCCGACAAATTTCCGCGGCCCGTCCGAAAGTGGCCGACTACCCCTTCACCACCCTCTACCCCAATCTGGGCGTGGTCCGCACCGACGTCGATCGCAGCTTCGTCGTCGCCGACATTCCGGGATTGATCGAAGGAGCGAGCGAAGGCGCCGGGCTGGGACACCGCTTCTTGCGCCACCTGCAGCGAACCGCGCTGTTACTGCACTTGGTCGACCTCGCCCCGATCGACCCGGAAGCGGATCCGGTTCGCGACGCACAAGCGATCGTCGAAGAGCTGCGCCGTTACGACGAAACGCTCTATCGGAAACCGCGCTGGCTCGTCTTCAACAAGATCGACCTGATCCCGGAAGCAGAACGTGCCGAGCGCTATCGCGCGTTCCTCGACCGGTTCGGCTCCGTCGACCGTTGGTTTGCGATCAGCGCGGCAACGGGAGAAGGGTGCCAAGCGCTCGTCTATGCGATTCAAGACGCGGTGGACGCCGCGAAAGCACACCAGACACCCCCCGAAGCAGACGACGCGGATTCGGATCCGATGGCGCGCGAATCGATGAACGGGGATACGATCGATGACCGGACATCCCGCGCGTGA
- the rpmA gene encoding 50S ribosomal protein L27, protein MAHKKAGGSSRNGRDSESKRLGVKRYGGQFVRAGNIIVRQRGTQFHPGENVGCGKDYTLFALTDGVVEFVVKGPKQRRFVNIRPVQDNA, encoded by the coding sequence ATGGCACACAAAAAAGCTGGTGGGAGTTCCCGTAACGGTCGCGATTCCGAGTCGAAACGCCTTGGCGTAAAACGCTACGGCGGGCAGTTCGTCCGTGCGGGCAACATCATCGTGCGTCAGCGGGGAACGCAGTTTCACCCCGGTGAAAACGTCGGCTGCGGCAAAGACTACACCCTCTTTGCGCTGACCGACGGGGTTGTCGAATTCGTCGTGAAAGGGCCGAAGCAGCGCCGTTTCGTCAACATCCGGCCGGTGCAAGACAACGCCTGA
- the rplU gene encoding 50S ribosomal protein L21 — MYAVIKTGGKQYRVSVGEKIKVEQIPAEVGTELSLTDVLMVGSGDTVKVGTPLVDGAVVKATVVAHGRHPKVRIFKLRRRKHYMKRQGHRQNYTEIRIDAIEG; from the coding sequence ATGTATGCGGTCATAAAAACCGGCGGCAAGCAGTATCGCGTATCCGTCGGCGAAAAGATCAAAGTAGAACAGATACCGGCAGAAGTGGGCACAGAGCTCTCGCTGACCGACGTTTTGATGGTCGGTAGCGGTGACACGGTCAAAGTCGGAACCCCGTTGGTGGACGGCGCCGTTGTCAAAGCCACTGTGGTCGCGCACGGACGCCACCCCAAGGTCCGGATTTTCAAATTGCGTCGCCGTAAGCACTACATGAAACGGCAAGGGCATCGGCAGAATTACACCGAAATCCGCATCGACGCGATCGAAGGTTGA
- a CDS encoding excinuclease ABC subunit UvrA, with protein MITIRGARTHNLKNISLTIPDNQITVITGVSGSGKSSLAFDTLFAEGQRRYLDALSLSARQWLDQLPRPDVDWISGLRPAIALTQQTLNASPRSTVGTMSEVLDALRLLFARLGTPHCPHHPDEPLARHSLAEIRDTVLNRWEGARIALLVPKRALPNHLTTFEALRAAGYARLWHDQQTVELESCFGPIPENAAVVIDRLKVRPEQSARLTDSLEHALTLGSGTALVCDLDQSATLRFDTHPTCPRCGFTAAELEPHHLSFNHPAGACPTCHGLGMIERAQPPQTAPADPPPADHTHLCPDCLGTRLNPAARAVRFEGATLPELEALPLEALHSAVREWSAHYHTHPVAQPILQLIEVRLRQMVALGLGYLTLARRTPTLSGGERQRVRLATQLSNALSGVLFVLDEPTSGLHPRDIRKVLTALEQLRDAGNTVVVVEHDATTMHAADHLIEIGPGAGAHGGEVVYQGDYRGLTAANTPTGHFLRKPIDLSAHRKPIAPEHPAVWHLGVRVHNLKGDPIAYPVGALIAVCGVSGAGKSSLLFDALEPYVRAVLDNHPRDPVWGRLMLGTCAAPPSSDATSDGPLPWQRIITVDQQPIGHNARSTPATFTGIMTALRECFAQTPEARARGYTASRFSYNVRGGRCEVCQGEGWRKIEMQFLPPVIEPCPACHGARYNRETLEIRYRGVTISEALTLSAQDALKLFDNHPQIRRVLTTLVQLGLGYLPLGQPAPTLSGGEAQRLKLARELAKPAPSPTLYLLDEPTTGLHFADIEKLLTALFLLRDAGHTLIAAEHDPDFLRHADWLIELGPEGGPNGGHCCVQMPGRDQTIDETTTKQ; from the coding sequence ATGATCACCATTCGCGGTGCTCGCACCCACAACCTCAAAAATATCTCCCTCACGATTCCCGACAACCAGATAACGGTGATCACCGGCGTATCCGGTTCCGGGAAATCATCCCTGGCGTTCGATACCCTCTTTGCCGAGGGGCAGCGGCGTTACCTCGATGCCCTTTCGCTTTCCGCCAGACAGTGGCTCGACCAACTGCCACGGCCCGACGTCGACTGGATCAGCGGATTACGCCCAGCGATCGCCCTGACGCAACAGACCCTCAACGCTTCCCCCCGTTCGACGGTCGGCACGATGAGCGAGGTGCTTGACGCGTTGCGTTTGCTGTTCGCGCGGCTGGGAACGCCGCACTGCCCCCACCATCCCGACGAACCCCTGGCCCGTCATTCGCTGGCCGAAATCCGGGATACCGTACTGAACCGCTGGGAAGGAGCGCGGATTGCGCTGCTGGTTCCGAAACGCGCGCTTCCCAACCACCTCACCACCTTTGAGGCATTGCGCGCTGCTGGTTACGCACGTCTCTGGCATGACCAGCAAACGGTCGAGCTCGAATCGTGCTTCGGCCCCATCCCCGAAAACGCGGCGGTGGTGATCGACCGTCTGAAAGTTCGCCCCGAGCAGAGCGCGCGGCTCACTGACAGCCTGGAACACGCTTTGACGCTCGGTTCCGGAACCGCGCTGGTTTGTGACCTCGACCAGAGCGCAACGCTACGCTTCGATACCCACCCCACCTGTCCGCGGTGCGGTTTCACTGCGGCCGAACTCGAGCCACACCATTTGTCGTTCAATCACCCCGCAGGTGCCTGCCCCACGTGTCATGGCCTAGGCATGATCGAGCGCGCCCAGCCACCCCAAACGGCACCAGCCGACCCCCCACCAGCGGACCACACCCACCTGTGCCCCGATTGTCTTGGTACCCGTCTCAACCCCGCCGCTCGCGCGGTCCGATTCGAGGGCGCAACCTTACCGGAACTCGAAGCGCTGCCTCTCGAAGCGTTGCATTCTGCCGTTCGCGAATGGTCAGCGCACTACCACACCCATCCGGTTGCGCAACCGATCCTTCAGTTGATCGAGGTGCGCCTCCGACAGATGGTTGCGTTGGGGTTGGGCTACCTGACTTTGGCCCGACGCACCCCCACCCTTTCCGGGGGCGAACGGCAGCGGGTGCGACTCGCCACCCAACTGAGTAACGCGCTTTCGGGCGTGCTCTTCGTCCTCGACGAACCCACGAGCGGACTCCATCCGCGGGACATCCGGAAAGTGCTCACCGCGCTCGAGCAGTTACGCGACGCGGGCAATACCGTTGTCGTCGTCGAACACGACGCAACGACGATGCACGCTGCCGACCACCTGATCGAAATCGGTCCGGGTGCCGGAGCACACGGCGGAGAAGTGGTCTATCAAGGCGATTATCGCGGTCTCACCGCCGCGAACACCCCCACGGGCCACTTTCTGCGCAAACCGATCGATCTCTCCGCGCACCGCAAACCGATCGCGCCAGAGCACCCCGCCGTGTGGCATCTCGGCGTCCGCGTGCACAATCTCAAAGGCGACCCCATCGCCTACCCGGTAGGCGCCCTGATCGCTGTGTGCGGAGTTTCCGGCGCGGGAAAATCGTCACTGCTTTTCGACGCGCTCGAACCCTACGTTCGCGCCGTACTCGACAACCATCCCCGCGATCCTGTATGGGGCCGACTCATGCTCGGCACCTGTGCCGCACCGCCCAGTTCCGACGCGACGAGCGATGGACCACTGCCTTGGCAGCGCATCATCACCGTCGACCAGCAGCCCATCGGGCACAACGCGCGTTCCACCCCCGCGACATTCACCGGCATCATGACCGCGCTGCGCGAATGCTTTGCGCAGACACCAGAAGCACGCGCCCGCGGGTATACCGCAAGTCGATTTTCCTACAACGTCCGGGGTGGACGGTGCGAAGTGTGTCAGGGCGAAGGGTGGCGAAAAATCGAGATGCAGTTCCTTCCACCGGTGATCGAACCCTGCCCAGCATGCCACGGTGCTCGCTATAACCGCGAAACCTTGGAAATTCGCTACCGGGGGGTGACGATCAGCGAGGCGCTCACGCTTTCGGCACAAGACGCGCTGAAGCTTTTCGACAACCATCCTCAGATCCGCCGGGTCTTGACGACGCTCGTCCAGCTGGGGCTCGGTTACCTCCCGTTGGGGCAGCCGGCACCCACCCTTTCCGGCGGCGAAGCGCAACGGCTCAAATTGGCGCGCGAACTCGCTAAACCCGCCCCCTCACCGACGCTCTACCTCCTGGACGAACCCACCACGGGGCTGCATTTCGCCGATATCGAAAAACTGCTCACCGCACTCTTTCTGTTGCGCGACGCGGGACACACGCTGATCGCTGCCGAACACGACCCCGATTTTTTGCGCCACGCCGACTGGCTGATCGAGCTGGGGCCAGAAGGGGGACCGAATGGCGGGCATTGTTGCGTCCAGATGCCAGGACGAGACCAAACCATTGACGAAACAACGACAAAGCAATAG
- a CDS encoding RNA pyrophosphohydrolase: protein MLDREGYRPNVCIVLVNARNQVFWGKRIREHSWQFPQGGIKQGETPVEAMYRELHEEIGLRPEHVEILGHTRDWLKYDVPRRWIKRQWRDSYRGQKQLWFLLRFVGRDFQVSLRATHHPEFDAWRWAYYWVPLGGVIAFKRPVYQQALVELARFLPVPPPPQRSDYAQLWRKQAGDRAEQQQEALLPISQEPVFC from the coding sequence ATGCTCGATCGTGAGGGTTATCGCCCAAACGTGTGCATCGTCTTGGTCAATGCGCGTAATCAGGTTTTTTGGGGAAAACGGATCCGTGAGCATTCGTGGCAGTTTCCACAAGGGGGGATCAAGCAGGGGGAGACCCCTGTGGAAGCGATGTACCGCGAGCTCCATGAAGAGATCGGTCTCAGACCCGAACATGTGGAGATTCTCGGCCATACGCGCGATTGGCTCAAGTACGATGTGCCCCGCCGTTGGATCAAGCGCCAATGGCGAGACAGCTACCGTGGGCAGAAACAGTTGTGGTTTCTCCTGCGCTTCGTCGGACGGGATTTCCAGGTCAGCTTGCGCGCCACGCACCACCCCGAGTTCGACGCGTGGCGCTGGGCTTATTACTGGGTTCCGTTGGGTGGGGTGATCGCGTTCAAACGCCCCGTTTACCAGCAAGCGCTGGTCGAATTGGCCCGTTTCCTGCCCGTACCGCCCCCGCCGCAGCGTTCGGACTATGCCCAGTTGTGGCGCAAGCAAGCGGGGGATCGTGCTGAGCAGCAGCAGGAGGCGTTGCTGCCCATCTCGCAAGAACCGGTTTTTTGCTGA
- a CDS encoding OsmC family protein yields MECTVRWVTAKTFLAETGSGHTVVMDGAPEAGGRNLAPRPMELLLAGAGGCTAFDVVAILEKGRQPVTGCTVTLSAERAEKDPKVFTRIRFHYLVKGRNLDPNKVKRAVELSAEKYCSASIMLGKTAQIEHTWEIIDET; encoded by the coding sequence ATGGAATGTACGGTTCGTTGGGTAACGGCAAAGACGTTTCTCGCAGAGACCGGCTCGGGACACACGGTCGTGATGGACGGGGCGCCAGAGGCTGGTGGGCGCAACTTGGCCCCGCGGCCCATGGAGCTGCTGCTTGCTGGTGCCGGGGGATGCACGGCATTCGACGTCGTCGCCATTCTGGAAAAAGGACGGCAACCGGTGACCGGCTGCACGGTCACGCTCTCCGCGGAGCGCGCAGAGAAGGACCCCAAAGTCTTTACCCGAATCCGATTCCACTACCTGGTGAAGGGGCGTAACCTCGACCCCAACAAAGTCAAGCGTGCCGTTGAACTCTCCGCGGAAAAATATTGCTCCGCGTCGATCATGCTCGGCAAGACCGCGCAGATCGAGCACACGTGGGAGATCATCGACGAAACGTGA
- a CDS encoding Spy/CpxP family protein refolding chaperone, translating to MARKQIARTTLTSLLVSGLVATAMTSWARSPMDEMPHGPGMMAPKEMGPRMPADPEAWKERMAERQAAKLDRLEVLLQLTEAQKPAWQAFRKEWQALHEKRFEAHRAKQDAFQETDKVLERLKLRETMLQEMIEDARKERQIVESFYDQLTDAQKRIFDQEFMPKRGEHRKPKHR from the coding sequence ATGGCACGCAAGCAAATCGCACGTACGACTCTGACATCCCTTCTGGTTTCTGGCCTTGTCGCCACCGCAATGACCAGCTGGGCACGTTCCCCGATGGACGAAATGCCTCATGGTCCCGGCATGATGGCGCCCAAAGAGATGGGGCCGCGCATGCCTGCCGACCCCGAAGCGTGGAAAGAGCGGATGGCGGAACGGCAAGCGGCAAAACTCGACCGCCTGGAGGTTCTCCTGCAACTCACCGAGGCGCAGAAACCGGCTTGGCAAGCGTTTCGCAAAGAATGGCAAGCGCTGCACGAAAAACGGTTCGAAGCGCATCGTGCGAAACAAGATGCGTTCCAGGAGACAGATAAGGTACTGGAGCGCTTGAAACTGCGCGAAACGATGCTCCAAGAGATGATCGAAGATGCGCGCAAAGAGCGCCAGATCGTCGAATCGTTCTACGATCAGCTCACAGATGCGCAAAAACGCATTTTCGACCAGGAGTTCATGCCGAAACGGGGCGAACACCGCAAACCGAAGCACCGGTAA
- a CDS encoding response regulator: MGLPSVLVVDDDPELRTLLVADLNRRGFAAHAVRDGAALDGVLAQGLPDILVLDWMLPEEDGPTILRRLRANPATAHLPVLMLTARADDFDRIAGLEMGADDYLTKPFLPRELEARLRAILRRTRGLGGGAAATPHGLAPTAWRIGPWRFDVARRCLVAVDGTIQPLTGSDFALLSLFVHHPGEVLHRDYLMRATRGRESDVFDRAIDVAVSRLRAKLGHDRDGMPLLRAVRGQGYVLSASVAAEDS, encoded by the coding sequence ATGGGGTTGCCCTCGGTCTTGGTCGTGGATGACGACCCGGAGTTGCGAACGCTTCTCGTTGCCGATCTCAATCGGCGCGGTTTCGCAGCGCATGCGGTGCGAGACGGTGCAGCGCTCGACGGGGTGTTGGCGCAAGGGCTGCCCGATATCCTCGTGCTCGACTGGATGTTACCCGAAGAGGACGGTCCGACCATTTTGCGACGGCTCCGTGCCAATCCCGCCACTGCCCACTTGCCGGTTTTGATGCTGACGGCGCGCGCCGACGATTTCGATCGGATTGCCGGCTTGGAGATGGGGGCCGATGACTATTTGACCAAACCGTTTCTTCCGCGGGAACTGGAAGCGCGGTTACGAGCGATTCTGCGCCGTACCCGTGGGCTGGGTGGGGGAGCAGCTGCAACGCCGCACGGGTTGGCGCCAACTGCTTGGCGGATTGGGCCGTGGCGTTTCGATGTGGCGCGTCGCTGTCTGGTTGCCGTAGATGGGACGATCCAGCCGCTCACCGGGAGTGATTTCGCGTTGCTCTCTTTGTTCGTGCACCATCCGGGTGAGGTGCTCCATCGCGACTACCTCATGCGCGCAACCCGGGGGCGTGAATCGGACGTTTTCGATCGTGCGATCGACGTTGCGGTGAGTCGGTTGCGGGCGAAGCTCGGGCACGATCGTGACGGGATGCCCCTTTTGCGCGCCGTTCGCGGACAAGGGTACGTGTTGAGCGCATCCGTAGCGGCGGAGGATTCGTGA
- a CDS encoding ATP-binding protein, with protein sequence MSNDWQQAWRRLQIRLVATLTLLIVVLVATSWGFWVTMIAQERQAHVAEQVKNALTQAAELLANGGWLYEGATPFPPLLVWQGLPPPGSQVQPLRDPWPETLPGIGAPVAWVSAEQEGVTVLLPDGRPLSATLLLPPPPSREGMGWALLALLVVAAGSGALAYWGLRQVMQPLLSAISVVAQGTVAANDDAAAHGGVPRHRGATAATIAWLEAQIERLVRERTLLISGIAHDLRTPLARLRLRAELLPEDEVRQGIVRDLDELTYLADQANAYLHSLAPPLAVECHDLVQWLKTRYGDWPAVTLVVPPSAPLATDFGLLARLMDNLVENGLAHAQRVWISLAPESNEWVVQVDDDGPGIPEAERERVFAPFVRLDAARSREAGRGVGLGLAIVRNLAERLGDGLVLSESPYGGLQVRIRLRQLRVPNDPASLSQSGGSRA encoded by the coding sequence GTGAGCAACGACTGGCAGCAGGCGTGGCGACGACTGCAGATCCGTTTGGTCGCGACGTTGACCCTCCTCATCGTGGTCTTGGTCGCTACCTCGTGGGGATTTTGGGTGACGATGATCGCCCAAGAACGGCAGGCCCACGTTGCCGAGCAGGTCAAAAACGCATTGACCCAAGCGGCCGAGTTGCTGGCAAACGGTGGATGGCTGTACGAAGGGGCGACGCCGTTCCCGCCCTTGCTCGTCTGGCAAGGGCTGCCCCCGCCGGGAAGCCAGGTGCAGCCGCTTCGCGATCCGTGGCCGGAGACGTTACCGGGAATCGGTGCACCTGTCGCGTGGGTGAGCGCTGAGCAGGAGGGGGTGACCGTACTGCTTCCGGACGGTCGCCCCCTTTCGGCGACGCTCTTGCTGCCCCCGCCGCCGTCCCGAGAAGGGATGGGCTGGGCGCTTTTGGCCTTGCTGGTCGTTGCAGCCGGAAGTGGTGCATTGGCCTATTGGGGTTTGCGTCAGGTCATGCAGCCGCTACTGTCCGCAATTTCGGTGGTGGCGCAGGGAACTGTGGCAGCCAACGACGATGCTGCCGCGCACGGTGGCGTTCCCAGGCACCGCGGGGCAACCGCCGCCACCATCGCCTGGTTGGAAGCACAGATCGAACGCCTGGTACGCGAACGCACCTTGCTGATCTCTGGTATCGCACACGATTTGCGGACGCCGCTTGCGCGGTTGCGCTTGCGCGCGGAATTGTTGCCTGAAGACGAGGTTCGGCAGGGAATCGTGCGCGACCTCGACGAGCTGACCTACCTTGCCGATCAAGCGAACGCCTACCTCCATTCGCTCGCACCGCCGCTTGCGGTGGAATGTCACGATCTGGTGCAGTGGCTGAAAACCCGCTATGGTGATTGGCCAGCGGTGACGCTTGTGGTACCACCATCCGCCCCGCTTGCCACTGACTTCGGTTTGTTGGCGCGCCTCATGGACAATCTGGTCGAAAATGGCCTTGCCCATGCGCAGCGGGTGTGGATTTCACTCGCTCCGGAATCCAACGAGTGGGTCGTGCAGGTCGACGATGATGGCCCCGGTATCCCGGAAGCCGAGCGCGAGCGGGTCTTTGCTCCGTTCGTCCGCCTTGACGCAGCGCGTAGCCGGGAAGCGGGGCGGGGTGTCGGGTTGGGGCTGGCGATCGTGCGCAATTTGGCCGAACGGTTAGGTGACGGGTTGGTGTTGTCGGAATCGCCTTATGGCGGTTTGCAGGTGCGTATTCGTTTGCGACAGTTGCGCGTACCGAACGATCCGGCATCGCTATCTCAGAGCGGAGGAAGCAGAGCGTGA
- a CDS encoding ArnT family glycosyltransferase yields the protein MSNRTWLLWSVGAGLLGGLVALFVRHPFPIDETRYLAVAWEMHWRDVWLMPLLEGEPYVQKPPLLFWLIRLGWLVFDVNAWWPRLLIVFFALGVLWAVAALMRRLTVRSSEKLEQGVPKVPAVPWGEPLRTAPAPWLAAAALSGFIAWPAWSSALYFDVPLTFFVVLGALMLLRLAETGRGGGWLALAAGLGALMKGPLVAVPFVGLVLGLPWWASHLPWRDRWRTVARAVGWGMVGALLPLAWLAAVYWRNGAETFWAVLEAQGIGRLGAGADHAAPWWWYLPVIIAMVWPLGWRGVLWKGATRASRQWGLRFVVAALAPGVVLLSLIAGKRAQYVLPFLPFLAVAFAFAAHAVQHETNEREKRDAAFAAIRHFVLVLPLAAAALVLMVAPWVPRWEETVAWLTPRWVVVGAGLGGIALSYFWWLRRSETKANVSAAVIAALMVAWCVVVWLSATASWASQGAFDPQPIATRITALRDAGRPVVFVDGRHHGAWHFAARLEEPLPRIRAEELSDWFAAHPDGVALVVVDHKRLRHGECLPWRSDWVCYRMAHQAPKPAASSSGKSPQP from the coding sequence GTGAGCAACAGAACGTGGCTGTTATGGTCGGTAGGTGCCGGTTTGCTGGGGGGGCTCGTTGCCCTCTTCGTTCGTCACCCTTTTCCCATCGATGAAACCCGCTACCTGGCCGTTGCCTGGGAGATGCACTGGCGTGATGTGTGGCTCATGCCTCTTCTCGAAGGGGAACCGTACGTGCAAAAGCCACCGCTTCTCTTCTGGTTGATCCGTCTGGGGTGGCTCGTTTTCGACGTCAATGCATGGTGGCCACGTTTGCTCATTGTGTTTTTTGCATTGGGGGTGCTGTGGGCGGTGGCGGCGCTGATGCGCCGTTTGACGGTGCGCTCGTCCGAAAAGCTTGAGCAGGGTGTGCCCAAAGTGCCTGCCGTGCCCTGGGGGGAACCGTTGCGTACCGCTCCTGCGCCGTGGTTGGCTGCTGCGGCACTGAGTGGTTTCATCGCGTGGCCGGCGTGGAGCAGTGCGCTCTATTTCGACGTGCCGCTGACCTTTTTTGTCGTGCTGGGCGCGTTGATGTTGCTGCGGCTGGCGGAAACGGGGCGTGGAGGGGGTTGGCTGGCGCTCGCGGCCGGATTAGGCGCACTGATGAAAGGGCCGCTCGTTGCCGTTCCCTTCGTCGGCCTCGTTCTGGGGCTGCCTTGGTGGGCCAGTCATTTGCCCTGGCGCGACCGGTGGCGCACCGTGGCGCGCGCCGTAGGGTGGGGTATGGTGGGCGCATTGTTGCCCCTGGCGTGGCTTGCGGCGGTCTACTGGCGCAATGGGGCAGAGACGTTTTGGGCGGTATTGGAAGCGCAAGGGATCGGACGGCTGGGCGCGGGTGCGGACCACGCAGCGCCGTGGTGGTGGTATCTGCCGGTGATCATCGCGATGGTCTGGCCTTTGGGATGGCGTGGCGTTCTTTGGAAGGGTGCCACGAGGGCATCGCGTCAGTGGGGGCTGCGGTTCGTGGTGGCGGCGCTGGCGCCCGGTGTGGTGCTGCTTAGTTTGATCGCGGGTAAGCGCGCGCAATATGTGCTGCCCTTTTTGCCGTTTCTTGCGGTAGCGTTCGCCTTTGCTGCGCATGCGGTCCAGCATGAAACGAACGAACGGGAAAAACGCGACGCTGCCTTCGCGGCTATTCGCCATTTCGTTTTGGTCTTGCCACTTGCCGCTGCCGCGCTCGTTTTGATGGTTGCTCCCTGGGTGCCCCGCTGGGAAGAGACGGTTGCGTGGCTGACCCCGCGTTGGGTCGTGGTCGGCGCGGGTCTGGGCGGGATCGCACTGAGTTACTTCTGGTGGTTGCGACGCAGCGAAACGAAAGCAAACGTTTCTGCTGCCGTAATCGCCGCGCTGATGGTGGCGTGGTGCGTGGTGGTTTGGCTGAGCGCCACCGCATCCTGGGCCAGTCAAGGGGCGTTCGATCCTCAGCCGATTGCTACCCGGATCACAGCGCTGCGCGACGCGGGGCGTCCGGTGGTCTTCGTCGATGGAAGGCACCATGGCGCGTGGCATTTCGCAGCGCGGCTCGAGGAGCCGTTGCCGCGCATCCGTGCCGAAGAGCTGTCGGATTGGTTCGCTGCGCACCCCGATGGGGTGGCGCTTGTCGTGGTGGATCATAAACGGCTGCGCCACGGCGAATGCTTGCCATGGCGCAGCGATTGGGTCTGTTATCGAATGGCCCACCAGGCACCTAAGCCAGCTGCCAGCAGCAGCGGGAAAAGTCCCCAGCCGTAA